One genomic segment of Occultella kanbiaonis includes these proteins:
- a CDS encoding energy-coupling factor transporter transmembrane component T family protein has translation MSAAAFGRPLDVDSALHRRDPAVKLALVLVISAVVTGVFDPWTPTVLYLLAVPAVILAGRIPLGTMARAHLPFALFGLSLFTVNALTRQGQVVWSFGPLDVTAPGLEIGISLAVRTLLIGTLSLGFVLTTDGARLMTSLHQHVRLSGAFAYAVLAGYRLLEQLPQQWQTIRQAQAMRRQRSPEARSRPAERPIALPRSPRALARASFTLLVTTLRRGERMSIALETRGLGAGRRTIHDPARLTPGDAVLTVVALATVTAVLLVTWRLGLLAGWGALGVFG, from the coding sequence GTGAGCGCGGCCGCGTTCGGGCGACCGCTCGACGTCGACTCTGCTCTGCACCGGCGCGACCCGGCCGTCAAGCTCGCCCTCGTCCTGGTGATCTCGGCCGTCGTGACCGGTGTCTTCGACCCGTGGACCCCCACGGTCCTCTACCTGCTCGCGGTGCCGGCGGTCATCCTGGCGGGGAGGATCCCGCTCGGCACCATGGCGCGGGCGCACCTGCCGTTCGCCCTCTTCGGGCTCAGCCTGTTCACGGTCAATGCGCTGACCCGGCAGGGGCAGGTCGTCTGGTCGTTCGGGCCGCTCGACGTGACGGCGCCGGGGCTCGAGATCGGGATCTCGCTGGCGGTCCGGACGCTGCTCATCGGCACGCTGTCGCTCGGCTTCGTGCTCACCACCGACGGTGCCCGGCTCATGACCAGCCTGCATCAGCACGTGCGGCTCAGCGGCGCCTTCGCCTACGCGGTGCTGGCCGGGTACCGGCTCCTCGAACAGTTGCCGCAGCAGTGGCAGACGATCCGGCAGGCACAGGCGATGCGGCGCCAGCGGTCACCAGAGGCCCGGTCGCGACCCGCCGAGCGGCCGATCGCGCTGCCCCGCTCGCCGCGCGCCCTCGCCCGCGCGTCGTTCACCCTGCTGGTGACGACCCTGCGCCGCGGGGAGCGGATGTCGATCGCGCTCGAGACCCGCGGGCTCGGCGCCGGACGCCGCACGATCCACGACCCGGCCCGGCTCACCCCGGGTGACGCGGTCCTCACGGTGGTCGCGCTCGCGACGGTGACGGCGGTGCTGCTGGTGACCTGGCGCCTCGGCCTGCTGGCCGGGTGGGGCGCCCTCGGGGTGTTCGGCTGA